In a genomic window of Verrucomicrobiota bacterium:
- a CDS encoding thioredoxin family protein, with translation MRFLSCLPSRAGLPGKCRFQVLATALLTFFCILQTHAQVLNWKTDLRQAQAAAAESKRFILLDFTGSDWCPWCIRMDKEVFERPAFADFAAKHLVLVKLDFPRGKPQPAAEKLQNEQLAQKFGIQGYPTYVLLDSTGNEVRRQEGYLPGGPVEFIRWVGLPSPAGNRVR, from the coding sequence ATGCGATTTCTTTCTTGTCTGCCGTCTCGAGCAGGCTTGCCCGGCAAATGCAGATTCCAGGTCCTCGCAACGGCCCTTCTGACTTTCTTTTGCATCTTGCAGACACATGCCCAGGTGTTGAATTGGAAAACTGATTTGAGGCAGGCGCAAGCTGCGGCGGCCGAGTCGAAGCGCTTCATTCTCCTCGATTTTACCGGCTCCGACTGGTGCCCATGGTGTATCCGGATGGATAAGGAAGTTTTTGAACGGCCCGCTTTTGCCGATTTCGCGGCCAAACACCTGGTGCTGGTGAAGCTGGATTTTCCCCGCGGCAAACCGCAACCGGCGGCCGAAAAGCTGCAGAACGAGCAACTCGCGCAAAAGTTCGGAATTCAGGGCTATCCGACGTACGTGCTCTTGGATTCGACGGGCAACGAGGTCCGGCGACAGGAAGGGTACTTACCCGGTGGCCCGGTTGAGTTCATTCGGTGGGTTGGTCTACCCAGCCCGGCGGGGAAC